In Primulina huaijiensis isolate GDHJ02 chromosome 6, ASM1229523v2, whole genome shotgun sequence, a single window of DNA contains:
- the LOC140979515 gene encoding uncharacterized protein isoform X5, whose amino-acid sequence MVSVTRSSRKIKEVNDDSSKKEISYRKGSLRRSLRKTDVSGVMTSRETSFSRGISQSKQKSLSLDKPVSPSRPRITNKSERLEKQTPSPLRRSDRNKNMSSSSNSKQSVKEFTLSNLSRKKDSLIQVLVDAEKTESALESVGVRRKNMDARSFKSLFKRQHIKVVFPDVDGELEGQDNISYICNGNSRKSGCEPMRNGEDTSDKFSKRVVVKWRDESLNRASDEDLHKSICSLRGFDAEILGNDASIDSNHIDYVVDEIPELCHGDGLKDNRSNSSAIETYDYSEKLPTNYLTATNTISPAPQSSFCMESSQYCPISTESGEICLEMKVSEIVPSSSAKWETPRLLGTCVLCNKKKRVSHSSPEQELCSCSATLDDGLSNFSASKDGGDDGAAVPLKSFEHCCSRNPYKETNSLEEACVICDEVGGELLCCWGSGCSRCYHLSCLDPPLTCALPGVWHCPLCVYKKLALGVHSVSKGVESIWDVREVKATNAKGMHRQKQYFVKYHGLAHVHNHWVPDTQLCPENLSFFFNIIAKDQIVRWSSEWTVPHRLLRKRPVHKFEVSTSTDISESHYEWLVKWHGLNYEHSSWELDSACFLRSSLGQKLMSDYEIRLENAKKLNKHHKGSFVALPELAQGESLVNDRNLLKNVNDLRYCWFNCQNAVVFDNQDRAITMILFIQSMTAMCQPFLIIASSESFSLWEAEFARLAPSVDVAIYGGNKEIRKGIRASEFYEGGYVMFQVLLSSSQAVLEDLDMLQCIRWKAIVIDDYQHSMVPNTLKPIKTLASDLRVFLIIDRKEPQDMKSEYLNLLPWLDSHNDFHKVRCLNFYKDVDSCKLEKLLCCTSIESTSEVSKFVEYWVPVQISNYQLEQYCDALLNSNALRSSSRSDLVGALRDILLTVQKCCDHPYLVDTSIQKALFAEQHPVAEILEIGIKSSGKLHVLDSMLSEIKIRGLRVVILYQMIVGPEGATIGDILDDFLRQRFGENTYERVDARVTRSRKQSAMDRFNKRETGQFVFLLENRACSSSIKLSSLDLIIIYDCDWNPANDLRALQKISIDSKAEQIKVFRLYSSCTVEERALVLAKQKPNLDTSLQNLSLAGRVTYDTLLMWGASYLFSKLDEYHAVSSSIDLRGLSGQLLLNEVIMEFHAIVSDNCEIFYINPLISKVTLHDGYYKSNSRNFGEAKIQLMDGVEPYIFWRNLLDVKNPQWKHLKGPCPQNRKRVQCLVEPPRTFGCENSDDSKKRKQAVNDKVDPSSAQGDLSEYPITQIAGYKAANYITVASNQFQTLPTYNSTTNNNPNCMFGQSSFPAGVDTFESEERILLIHRQKRLHSFLQGEMTRICQLLKISVDVTETTRRFLEYVINNHDARSDSPAIMQAFQLSLCWVAALISQQKVDKKHSFLLAKQHLNYECTEEQVNSVYSKMHSLIWMYLQRSENANDSRKNCLLADEVINIEPSNISEGLPLNSSSCKLKKVKIDIEEELFEEHHAAQISLDEKLERMVKAAGNEIQHEMKKKLRKCEKLMKKLNRKQEEEVRELNRTLDEQRVKLEENHKLESAVIRSIHDQGSVAIFKLKILDDNFARKLEEHTLLKDMQLKNLKARHLAAWEEESQKEANWLAEAIACSSELRIIKGPQNLGSQSNGDAGCSQRNYVSPSDPSTSALAVTLGCNDPSATLCNLESVNSDNEVGIMSLERLPPVADKQLNHLIHSNDATRETGSANLPVSGELVSCEIQLEEQNKEASNEFLRNVSDKVVRHFDDVVLRNASTEGDLTGLPDSVVNQIDRPDDMTDSGLLLNHVPEDEIHQHLVSTEVQDREPAVELPSTLQIDVATLKLVDTAMVFQSNHEEFTTGNHELLHAIVVDASLSCDQSHLTETEHPIQNKKRSPSQSAGAGETEELFDVFISQSCEPSQLHDGHLDLGPSSRINSDQSIEMFAKSPNNTAIVGAVVSTAELPNQAVQLRLDSSQLHGPKNLLVHPIQQVASWNSNPSSLGEPLEDEVERLRKEAEQLEKTHEDVMSQLRSDCEKEMEEIIAQIRSKYEAKIKDAEAEFRLKKNEVEKNRNIVLMNKKLAEAFRSKYVDLKASSHPGSQQAFPSGFMPLPSTRLPSADSASRPPGQQTAAPFQQGMQLQKPIPNSLSSPVASQNVTAPPPLQAVPRTGPQISGCSSRSSDISGITSAINLRVGRERYSPAPHLQSFTPTVPPLVGGQIRSPVSHLHPFRSAAPPHVGGETHSHGSHIQPFRPVAPTSTAHHKKLPKRKYRRLDELP is encoded by the exons ATGGTGAGCGTGACTCGTTCTTCTCGGAAAATTAAGGAGGTGAATGACGATTCGAGTAAGAAAGAAATTAGTTATCGAAAAGGCTCTTTAAGGCGTAGTTTGAGGAAAACTGATGTCTCAGGTGTGATGACATCTAGGGAAACATCATTTTCCAGAGGGATCTCTCAAAGTAAACAGAAATCCCTGAGTCTTGATAAACCAGTGTCACCGTCAAGGCCACGGATAACAAACAAATCCGAAAGACTTGAGAAACAGACACCAAGTCCTCTGAGAAGATCTGACAGGAACAAGAACATGTCAAGTTCTTCGAATTCCAAGCAATCTGTAAAAGAATTTACTCTTTCAAATTTGAGTAGGAAAAAAGATAGCTTGATACAGGTCCTGGTGGACGCTGAGAAAACTGAATCCGCTCTGGAATCAGTTGGCGTGAGACGAAAAAATATGGATGCCCGCTCTTTCAAATCTCTATTTAAAAGACAGCACATTAAGGTAGTTTTTCCAG ATGTTGATGGGGAGCTGGAAGGACAAGATAATATATCTTACATATGCAATGGTAATAGCAGAAAAAGTGGTTGCGAGCCAATGAGGAATGGAGAAGATACTAGTGACAAATTCAGTAAAAGGGTTGTGGTAAAATGGAGAGATGAAAGTCTCAATAGAGCTTCTGATGAAGATCTTCATAAGTCAATTTGTAGTTTAAGGGGATTTGATGCAGAAATACTGGGTAATGATGCTAGTATTGATTCTAACCATATTGATTATGTCGTGGATGAGATTCCAGAACTTTGCCATGGTGATGGTTTAAAAGACAATAGGAGTAACTCAAGCGCCATAGAAACCTATGATTACTCTGAAAAGTTACCTACAAATTATTTGACTGCTACAAATACAATCTCTCCTGCACCACAAAGTTCATTTTGCATGGAGAGTTCACAGTACTGTCCTATAAGTACAGAAAGTGGTGAAATATGTTTAGAAATGAAAG TTTCAGAGATCGTTCCTTCCTCATCCGCTAAATGGGAAACCCCCCGTCTATTGGGAACTTGTGTGCTATGCAATAAAAAGAAAAG GGTAAGCCATAGTTCACCAGAACAGGAGCTTTGCTCTTGCAGTGCTACATTAGATGATGGCCTAAGTAACTTTAGTGCTTCTAAG GATGGAGGTGATGATGGAGCTGCTGTTCCTTTAAAATCTTTTGAACATTGTTGCAGCAGGAATCCCTACAAGGAGACAAATAGTCTAGAAGAAGCATGTGTTATTTGTGACGAAGTTGGTGGCGAGCTCCT GTGCTGTTGGGGAAGCGGTTGCAGTAGATGCTATCATCTCTCTTGTCTAGATCCTCCTCTAACTTGTGCTCTACCTGGTGTTTGGCACTGCCCCCTGTGTGTGTATAAGAAATTGGCATTAGGTGTCCACTCTGTGTCAAAGGGGGTTGAGTCTATTTGGGATGTCAGAGAAGTGAAGGCAACAAATGCTAAAG GAATGCATAGGCAGAAGCAATATTTTGTTAAGTACCATGGCCTTGCTCATGTGCACAACCATTGGGTGCCAGATACCCAATTGTGTCCTGAAAATCTAAGTTTCTTCTTCAACATTATAGCGAAAGATCAG ATTGTGAGGTGGAGCTCTGAGTGGACAGTGCCACATCGTTTGTTAAGGAAAAGACCAGTTCATAAGTTTGAAGTATCGACTTCCACCGACATATCAGAAAGCCATTATGAATGGCTTGTGAAATGGCATGGCCTTAATTACGAGCATTCTTCATGGGAGTTGGACAGCGCATGCTTTCTAAGGTCATCCCTGGGACAGAAGCTCATGAGCGACTACGAAATTCGCCTTGAAAATGCTAAGAAATTAAACAAG CATCACAAGGGATCCTTTGTCGCTCTCCCAGAGCTTGCCCAAGGTGAATCACTGGTAAATGAtagaaatttattgaaaaatgtgAACGACCTGCGTTACTGCTGGTTCAACTGTCAGAATGCTGTTGTTTTCGACAATCAG GATCGAGCAATCACTATGATACTCTTTATTCAGTCCATGACAGCAATGTGTCAGCCTTTCCTCATTATTGCTTCATCTGAATCATTCTCTCTATGGGAAGCCGAGTTTGCACGGTTGGCACCATCAGTTGATGTTGCTATTTATGGTGGAAACAAAGAAATCAGGAAAGGTATTAGAGCATCAGAATTTTATGAAGGAGGTTATGTAATGTTCCAAGTACTTCTTTCATCCTCACAAGCTGTTCTTGAG GATCTAGATATGTTACAATGCATACGGTGGAAAGCAATTGTAATTGATGACTACCAGCACTCTATGGTACCAAATACTCTCAAACCAATCAAAACTCTTGCTTCCGATTTGAGGGTTTTCTTGATCATTGATAGAAAAGAG CCTCAGGATATGAAATCCGAGTACCTTAATCTATTGCCATGGCTTGATTCTCATAATGATTTTCACAAAGTAAGGTGCTTGAACTTTTACAAAGACGTCGATTCTTGTAAACTGGAGAAATTGTTGTGTTGTACTTCAATTGAGAGCACTTCCGAAGTCTCCAAATTTGTTGAATATTGGGTCCCAGTTCAAATATCAAACTACCAGCTTGAGCAGTATTGTGATGCGCTTCTTAACTCTAATGCTCTGCGCTCTAGTTCAAGAAGTGACTTGGTTGGGGCCCTCCGCGACATTCTTCTTACTGTCCAAAAG TGTTGTGATCATCCATATCTTGTGGACACCTCTATCCAAAAAGCTCTGTTTGCTGAGCAGCATCCTGTTGCAGAGATTTTAGAAATCGGGATAAAATCAAGTGGGAAATTACATGTTCTCGACTCGATGCTTTCAGAGATCAAGATTCGAGGGTTACGAGTAGTGATACTTTATCAG ATGATTGTTGGCCCTGAAGGGGCAACAATTGGAGATATATTGGATGATTTTTTACGCCAAAGATTTGGTGAAAATACTTACGAACGAGTTGATGCAAGGGTTACCCGTTCCAGAAAGCAATCTGCGATGGATCGGTTCAACAAGAGGGAAACCGGgcaatttgtttttcttttagaaAATCGAGCTTGTTCTTCTTCCATCAAACTTTCATCTTTGGATCTTATCATCATATATGATTGTGACTGGAATCCAGCAAATGATTTGAGAGCGCTTCAGAAGATATCAATTGATTCAAAAGCTGAGCAGATCAAAGTTTTTCGGTTATATTCATCATGTACAGTTGAAGAAAGAGCCCTTGTCCTTGCGAAGCAAAAACCAAATCTCGATACTAGTTTGCAAAATTTAAGCTTGGCAGGTCGGGTCACATATGACACTTTGCTCATGTGGGGTGCTTCCTATCTGTTTAGCAAATTGGATGAGTATCATGCTGTAAGCAGCAGTATTGACTTACGAGGTTTGTCCGGACAACTGCTTTTGAATGAGGTCATCATGGAGTTTCATGCCATAGTATCTGataattgtgaaattttttatatcaacCCTCTCATCTCAAAAGTTACTTTGCATGATGGATACTATAAATCGAACTCTCGGAATTTTGGTGAAGCAAAAATTCAGTTGATGGATGGGGTAGAACCTTACATATTTTGGAGAAACCTGTTGGATGTCAAAAATCCACAGTGGAAGCATTTGAAGGGCCCATGTCCACAGAACCGGAAGAGAGTTCAATGCTTGGTGGAACCACCTAGGACATTTGGTTGTGAGAATAGTGATGATAGTAAGAAACGGAAACAAGCGGTGAATGATAAAGTGGATCCATCATCTGCTCAAGGTGACCTGTCAGAGTATCCAATAACTCAAATTGCTGGTTACAAGGCAG CGAATTATATTACTGTGGCCAGTAACCAATTTCAGACTTTGCCAACATATAATTCCACTACAAATAATAATCCAAATTGCATGTTTGGACAGAGCTCTTTTCCTGCTGGGGTTGACACTTTCGAATCAGAGGAAAGAATTTTGTTGATCCATAGGCAGAAGCGCCTCCATAGTTTTCTGCAAGGAGAAATGACTAGAATATGCCAACTTCTTAAAATTTCG GTTGATGTTACGGAAACAACGAGAAGATTTCTGGAATATGTCATCAACAATCACGATGCCAGAAGTGACTCACCAGCAATCATGCAGGCTTTCCAATTATCTCTG TGTTGGGTTGCTGCCTTGATCTCCCAGCAGAAAGTGGACAAGAAGCATTCTTTCCTCCTAGCAAAACAACATTTGAATTATGAATGCACGGAAGAGCAAGTGAACTCAGTTTATTCAAAGATGCATTCTCTGATATGGATGTATTTGCAGCGTTCAGAGAACGCTAATGACTCTAGAAAAAATTGCTTGCTAGCTGATGAAGTGATCAACATAGAACCATCCAATATTAGTGAGGGGCTGCCACTCAATTCATCATCTTGTAAACTAAAAAAGGTGAAAATAGATATTGAAGAAGAGTTGTTTGAAGAGCATCATGCAGCCCAAATTTCCTTGGACGAGAAACTAGAACGGATGGTTAAAGCTGCTGGAAATGAAATACAAcatgaaatgaagaaaaaattgagaaaatgtGAGAAATTGATGAAAAAACTTAATCGAAAGCAGGAGGAGGAAGTGCGGGAGTTGAACAGAACTTTGGACGAGCAAAGGGTCAAGTTAGAGGAAAATCACAAGTTGGAGTCGGCTGTTATACGTTCTATACATGATCAAGGCTCTGTAGCAATTTTCAAGCTCAAGATTTTGGATGATAACTTCGCAAGGAAACTGGAAGAACACACTCTTTTAAAGGACATGCAGCTTAAAAATCTGAAGGCAAGGCATCTAGCCGCTTGGGAAGAGGAGAGTCAAAAGGAAGCTAACTGGCTAGCTGAAGCAATTGCCTGCTCCAGTGAACTCAGGATCATTAAAGGACCACAAAATCTTGGTTCCCAATCTAATGGTGATGCTGGATGCTCTCAACGGAATTATGTGTCACCATCTGATCCATCTACTAGTGCACTAGCTGTGACATTAGGCTGTAATGATCCTTCAGCAACCCTGTGTAATTTAGAATCTGTTAATTCTGACAATGAAGTGGGGATAATGTCCTTGGAAAGATTACCACCTGTTGCAGACAAGCAGCTTAACCACTTAATTCATTCCAATGATGCCACCAGGGAAACTGGTTCTGCCAACCTTCCTGTTTCTGGAGAATTAGTATCTTGTGAAATTCAACTAGAAGAGCAGAATAAAGAGGCGTCGAATGAGTTTCTCAGAAATGTTTCTGACAAAGTTGTTAGACATTTCGATGATGTGGTTTTGCGTAATGCGTCTACTGAAGGAGACTTAACTGGCTTGCCAGATTCTGTGGTGAACCAGATAGATAGACCAGATGACATGACTGATAGTGGCTTGTTGCTAAATCAT GTACCAGAAGACGAAATTCACCAACATTTGGTGTCTACAGAAGTGCAAGACCGAGAACCAGCTGTTGAACTTCCAAGTACTTTACAGATTGATGTAGCAACCTTGAAACTCGTTGACACTGCTATGGTCTTTCAGTCCAATCACGAAGAATTTACAACTGGTAACCACGAGCTGCTACATGCTATAGTGGTTGATGCGTCTCTCAGCTGTGATCAGTCTCATCTGACTGAAACGGAACATCCAATCCAGAATAAAAAAAGAAGCCCCTCTCAAAGTGCTGGGGCTGGGGAGACCGAAGAGCTatttgatgtatttatttctCAAAGTTGTGAACCTTCCCAACTACATGACGGTCACCTGGATCTAGGACCATCAAGTAGAATTAACAGTGACCAAAGTATTGAGATGTTTGCCAAATCCCCAAATAACACGGCTATTGTCGGAGCAGTGGTCAGTACAGCTGAACTTCCAAATCAAGCGGTTCAGTTGAGACTAGATTCCAGTCAACTTCATGGTCCTAAAAACCTTCTTGTCCATCCTATTCAGCAAGTAGCTTCTTGGAATTCAAATCCATCTTCTCTTGGGGAACCACTTGAAGATGAAGTAGAAAGACTACGCAAAGAAGCGGAACAGTTGGAAAAAACCCATGAGGATGTT ATGTCACAGCTTAGATCAGACTGTGAGAAGGAGATGGAAGAAATTATTGCTCAAATACGGTCTAAATATGAAGCGAAAATCAAGGATGCTGAAGCAGAATTCAGATTGAAGAAGAATGAAGTTGAAAAGAACCGGAACATAGTTCTCATGAATAAAAAATTGGCTGAGGCTTTCAGATCAAAATATGTGGATCTCAAGGCTTCTAGTCATCCTGGATCGCAGcaag CTTTTCCATCTGGTTTCATGCCTCTGCCTTCAACAAGACTTCCTTCTGCTGATTCAGCGAGCCGACCTCCCGGCCAACAGACTGCAGCTCCATTTCAACAAGGTATGCAGCTACAGAAACCAATCCCAAATTCTCTATCTTCCCCTGTTGCCAGCCAAAACGTAACAGCTCCGCCACCCTTACAAGCTGTACCACGTACAGGGCCTCAAATCTCAGGCTGTTCTTCGAGATCCTCGGACATAAGTGGCATTACTTCTGCAATTAATCTTCGTGTTGGTAGAGAGAGATATTCTCCAGCTCCACACcttcaatctttcacacctactGTGCCACCTCTTGTCGGTGGTCAGATTCGTTCTCCAGTTTCGCACCTTCACCCTTTCAGATCTGCTGCACCACCTCATGTTGGTGGCGAGACTCATTCTCATGGTTCACACATTCAACCTTTTAGACCTGTTGCACCAACATCTACAGCTCATCATAAAAAACTCCCCAAACGAAAGTACAGACGCCTAGACGAGCTTCCCTAG